The following proteins are encoded in a genomic region of Arachis stenosperma cultivar V10309 chromosome 4, arast.V10309.gnm1.PFL2, whole genome shotgun sequence:
- the LOC130973679 gene encoding receptor-like protein EIX2 isoform X2, whose amino-acid sequence MSSLRYLDLRYNSLNETMPPQLGNLLSLEHLDLSANAFTGTIPSQFKNLSRLQHLDLHPDYYYKTMSLSSDLQWLSELSTMRYLSLPRVNLSGARNWQQQVSSLSHLQYLDLHACNLVDSVLTSSLASTSLSYVDISNNSLRDASFIFPWLMNSTRSLVTLIMNDNGLTGIIPETLGDNLNSLEELNLANNELKCQIPLSLFHSCNLAWLDLSNNNLTGEFHEYIREYSRCAHKPLQILDMGWNEITGMVPDLSQLQSLQELRLDNNRLNGSIHEGIGQLSNLTELSLGNNFLTGLITEAHFSRLSNLDTLDLSHNALAFNVSVDWIPPFNLTTIYLARCKLGPDFPTWLHTQTMIDNLDISCDGISSTVPNWFWERLPFMMYLNISHNRFRGKIEDPPIVSYYVFAVAFVSDPHLSVDLSFNLFEGPIPAILSTVSKNFLSNNRFSIANPLLCANLTKNMRFMDLSNNDLRGELSDCLRGFESLVVLDLSNNQFYGNMPKSLGSLRNIKSIHLGGNNFSGEIPSSLNNCTQLQVFDVAGNKLSGTIPTWIRDNIPKLLVLSLHSNNFHGNIPLSMCNLHELHVLDLSLNILSGNIPKCISNLSAMATLAHSNATIIDDYHYEYVNYHSTTDAVHEVFGVYNDSASLTWKGKMSKYGSTLGLLRSIDFSSNRLTGEIPTEMMTLIGLISLNLSRNLFSGHIPPTIGQLKSIDFLDLSRNHLSGTIPSQLVQIDDLSVLDLSYNDLSGEIPLGTQLQTRDASAYAGNPKLCGAPLNNTCPIHGHQISEHDADGDDDEQFVSEGFYIAMAAGFVMAFWGVCFSLILKKSWRYAYFKLLSDVYDMLYVFIAIKVAKFKRIRSQI is encoded by the coding sequence ATGTCATCCTTGAGATATTTGGATCTTCGTTATAATAGCCTTAATGAAACAATGCCACCCCAACTTGGAAATCTCTTATCCTTGGAACATCTTGATCTAAGTGCAAATGCATTCACCGGAACCATTCCTAGTCAATTCAAAAACCTTTCTCGTTTACAGCATCTTGACCTCCATCCTGATTACTATTACAAAACCATGTCATTAAGTTCAGATTTACAATGGCTATCTGAACTTTCAACCATGAGGTATCTTTCACTTCCTAGGGTGAATCTAAGTGGTGCCAGAAATTGGCAACAACAAGTGAGTAGCCTTTCTCATCTTCAATATTTAGACTTGCATGCTTGCAATCTTGTTGATTCCGTGCTCACTTCATCACTTGCATCCACTTCTCTCTCATATGTGGATATCTCTAACAACTCTCTAAGGGATGCATCCTTCATATTCCCATGGTTAATGAATTCCACTCGTAGCCTTGTTACTCTCATAATGAATGATAATGGTTTAACAGGAATCATTCCAGAAACATTAGGGGACAACTTGAACTCCCTTGAGGAGTTAAATCTTGCAAATAATGAGCTCAAATGCCAAATACCTCTATCCTTGTTTCATAGTTGTAATTTGGCATGGCTTGACCTATCCAACAACAACTTGACAGGGGAGTTCCATGAATATATTCGAGAGTATTCTCGTTGTGCTCATAAACCCTTACAAATCTTGGATATGGGATGGAATGAAATTACGGGGATGGTGCCTGACCTCTCTCAGCTTCAATCTTTGCAAGAGTTACGACTTGATAACAACAGATTAAATGGAAGCATACATGAAGGTATTGGACAACTATCCAACTTAACTGAGTTAAGCCTTGGAAATAACTTCCTGACAGGTTTGATAACTGAAGCTCATTTCTCAAGACTTTCCAATCTTGACACTTTGGATTTGTCTCATAATGCATTGGCTTTTAATGTTAGCGTCGATTGGATTCCCCCTTTCAATTTAACTACCATTTATTTGGCCCGTTGCAAGTTGGGGCCTGACTTTCCAACATGGCTTCATACCCAAACCATGATTGACAATTTGGATATTTCCTGTGATGGAATTTCTAGCACTGTTCCAAATTGGTTTTGGGAACGCCTTCCTTTTATGATGTATTTGAATATATCTCACAACCGTTTTCGAGGAAAAATTGAAGACCCACCTATTGTTTCTTATTATGTGTTTGCAGTAGCTTTTGTTTCTGACCCACATCTTTCAGTTGATTTGAGCTTCAATTTATTTGAAGGCCCAATTCCAGCAATCCTTTCAActgtttcaaaaaattttttgtccAATAACAGATTTTCAATTGCAAATCCTCTTTTATGTGCAAACTTGACCAAAAACATGAGATTTATGGATTTGTCAAACAACGACCTTAGAGGAGAACTTTCGGATTGTTTGAGGGGTTTTGAGTCATTGGTCGTCCTAGATTTATCCAATAATCAGTTTTATGGAAACATGCCAAAGTCTTTGGGGTCATTGAGAAATATCAAGTCAATACATTTAGGAGGGAATAATTTTTCAGGAGAGATACCATCATCCTTGAATAATTGCACACAACTACAAGTTTTTGATGTTGCAGGTAATAAGTTGTCAGGAACAATACCAACCTGGATTCGAGATAATATTCCAAAGCTACTTGTACTTAGCTTACATTCCAATAATTTTCATGGTAACATTCCATTAAGCATGTGCAATCTTCATGAACTCCATGTCTTGGACCTCTCTCTTAATATTCTGTCTGGCAATATACCTAAATGCATAAGTAATCTGTCTGCTATGGCCACTCTAGCACATTCAAATGCAACCATTATTGATGACTATCATTATGAATATGTCAATTATCATAGCACTACTGACGCTGTACATGAAGTTTTCGGAGTTTATAATGATAGCGCATCACTGACATGGAAAGGGAAAATGTCAAAATATGGAAGCACCCTGGGATTGTTGAGAAGTATTGATTTCTCCAGCAACAGGTTAACAGGGGAAATACCAACTGAGATGATGACTCTTATTGGATTGATTTCTTTGAATCTTTCAAGAAACTTGTTTAGTGGACATATTCCTCCAACTATTGGACAACTGAAGTCAATAGATTTTCTTGATCTATCCAGAAATCATTTGTCAGGAACAATTCCTTCACAGCTTGTTCAGATTGACGATCTCAGTGTTCTTGACTTGTCATACAATGATTTATCCGGAGAAATCCCACTTGGCACGCAACTTCAAACTAGGGATGCATCTGCTTATGCAGGAAATCCAAAACTTTGTGGTGCTCCCCTCAACAATACTTGTCCCATTCATGGTCACCAGATCAGTGAACATGATgctgatggtgatgatgatgaacaaTTTGTAAGCGAGGGGTTCTACATTGCTATGGCTGCTGGATTTGTTATGGCATTTTGGGGAGTGTGCTTCTCATTGATTTTGAAGAAATCTTGGAGATATGCTTATTTCAAGTTGTTGAGTGATGTCTATGACATGCTCTATGTATTTATAGCGATCAAGGTGGCCAAATTCAAAAGGATCAGATCTCAAATATGA
- the LOC130973679 gene encoding receptor-like protein EIX2 isoform X1 — MIQQLNLKYCVVGVMMMNGVVYAVLMVQVLAWRSSAVEVPSVKCIESERQALLSLKRGFNVTDDDDWLSSWGDGEQQKECCNWEGVKCSNVTGHVLMLHLHADYYTRGSISPSLGELHHLKYLDLSGNHFTHTPSIPPFIASLTFLTHLDLFSCSFGGNIPPQLGNLLFLQYLDLSSNNLVGGFPLQLTNMSSLRYLDLRYNSLNETMPPQLGNLLSLEHLDLSANAFTGTIPSQFKNLSRLQHLDLHPDYYYKTMSLSSDLQWLSELSTMRYLSLPRVNLSGARNWQQQVSSLSHLQYLDLHACNLVDSVLTSSLASTSLSYVDISNNSLRDASFIFPWLMNSTRSLVTLIMNDNGLTGIIPETLGDNLNSLEELNLANNELKCQIPLSLFHSCNLAWLDLSNNNLTGEFHEYIREYSRCAHKPLQILDMGWNEITGMVPDLSQLQSLQELRLDNNRLNGSIHEGIGQLSNLTELSLGNNFLTGLITEAHFSRLSNLDTLDLSHNALAFNVSVDWIPPFNLTTIYLARCKLGPDFPTWLHTQTMIDNLDISCDGISSTVPNWFWERLPFMMYLNISHNRFRGKIEDPPIVSYYVFAVAFVSDPHLSVDLSFNLFEGPIPAILSTVSKNFLSNNRFSIANPLLCANLTKNMRFMDLSNNDLRGELSDCLRGFESLVVLDLSNNQFYGNMPKSLGSLRNIKSIHLGGNNFSGEIPSSLNNCTQLQVFDVAGNKLSGTIPTWIRDNIPKLLVLSLHSNNFHGNIPLSMCNLHELHVLDLSLNILSGNIPKCISNLSAMATLAHSNATIIDDYHYEYVNYHSTTDAVHEVFGVYNDSASLTWKGKMSKYGSTLGLLRSIDFSSNRLTGEIPTEMMTLIGLISLNLSRNLFSGHIPPTIGQLKSIDFLDLSRNHLSGTIPSQLVQIDDLSVLDLSYNDLSGEIPLGTQLQTRDASAYAGNPKLCGAPLNNTCPIHGHQISEHDADGDDDEQFVSEGFYIAMAAGFVMAFWGVCFSLILKKSWRYAYFKLLSDVYDMLYVFIAIKVAKFKRIRSQI; from the coding sequence ATGATACAACAACTTAACTTGAAATATTGTGTGGTTGgagtgatgatgatgaatggTGTAGTTTATGCAGTGTTGATGGTGCAGGTACTTGCATGGAGGAGCAGTGCAGTGGAGGTGCCAAGCGTGAAGTGCATTGAGAGTGAAAGGCAAGCTCTGCTTTCTCTGAAACGTGGCTTCAATGTCACGGATGATGATGATTGGCTGTCTTCATGGGGAGATGGGGAGCAGCAGAAGGAGTGTTGCAACTGGGAAGGCGTCAAGTGCAGCAATGTAACTGGCCATGTTCTCATGCTTCATCTTCATGCTGATTATTACACTCGTGGATCCATAAGCCCATCACTGGGAGAGTTACATCATTTGAAGTATTTGGACCTTAGTGGTAATCACTTTACTCACACTCCATCCATCCCTCCTTTCATTGCCTCTTTAACATTTTTGACACACCTCGATCTCTTTTCTTGTTCCTTTGGTGGAAACATACCCCCTCAATTGGGAAATCTACTCTTCCTCCAGTATCTTGATCTTAGTTCCAATAATCTGGTTGGAGGATTTCCTCTTCAACTCACAAATATGTCATCCTTGAGATATTTGGATCTTCGTTATAATAGCCTTAATGAAACAATGCCACCCCAACTTGGAAATCTCTTATCCTTGGAACATCTTGATCTAAGTGCAAATGCATTCACCGGAACCATTCCTAGTCAATTCAAAAACCTTTCTCGTTTACAGCATCTTGACCTCCATCCTGATTACTATTACAAAACCATGTCATTAAGTTCAGATTTACAATGGCTATCTGAACTTTCAACCATGAGGTATCTTTCACTTCCTAGGGTGAATCTAAGTGGTGCCAGAAATTGGCAACAACAAGTGAGTAGCCTTTCTCATCTTCAATATTTAGACTTGCATGCTTGCAATCTTGTTGATTCCGTGCTCACTTCATCACTTGCATCCACTTCTCTCTCATATGTGGATATCTCTAACAACTCTCTAAGGGATGCATCCTTCATATTCCCATGGTTAATGAATTCCACTCGTAGCCTTGTTACTCTCATAATGAATGATAATGGTTTAACAGGAATCATTCCAGAAACATTAGGGGACAACTTGAACTCCCTTGAGGAGTTAAATCTTGCAAATAATGAGCTCAAATGCCAAATACCTCTATCCTTGTTTCATAGTTGTAATTTGGCATGGCTTGACCTATCCAACAACAACTTGACAGGGGAGTTCCATGAATATATTCGAGAGTATTCTCGTTGTGCTCATAAACCCTTACAAATCTTGGATATGGGATGGAATGAAATTACGGGGATGGTGCCTGACCTCTCTCAGCTTCAATCTTTGCAAGAGTTACGACTTGATAACAACAGATTAAATGGAAGCATACATGAAGGTATTGGACAACTATCCAACTTAACTGAGTTAAGCCTTGGAAATAACTTCCTGACAGGTTTGATAACTGAAGCTCATTTCTCAAGACTTTCCAATCTTGACACTTTGGATTTGTCTCATAATGCATTGGCTTTTAATGTTAGCGTCGATTGGATTCCCCCTTTCAATTTAACTACCATTTATTTGGCCCGTTGCAAGTTGGGGCCTGACTTTCCAACATGGCTTCATACCCAAACCATGATTGACAATTTGGATATTTCCTGTGATGGAATTTCTAGCACTGTTCCAAATTGGTTTTGGGAACGCCTTCCTTTTATGATGTATTTGAATATATCTCACAACCGTTTTCGAGGAAAAATTGAAGACCCACCTATTGTTTCTTATTATGTGTTTGCAGTAGCTTTTGTTTCTGACCCACATCTTTCAGTTGATTTGAGCTTCAATTTATTTGAAGGCCCAATTCCAGCAATCCTTTCAActgtttcaaaaaattttttgtccAATAACAGATTTTCAATTGCAAATCCTCTTTTATGTGCAAACTTGACCAAAAACATGAGATTTATGGATTTGTCAAACAACGACCTTAGAGGAGAACTTTCGGATTGTTTGAGGGGTTTTGAGTCATTGGTCGTCCTAGATTTATCCAATAATCAGTTTTATGGAAACATGCCAAAGTCTTTGGGGTCATTGAGAAATATCAAGTCAATACATTTAGGAGGGAATAATTTTTCAGGAGAGATACCATCATCCTTGAATAATTGCACACAACTACAAGTTTTTGATGTTGCAGGTAATAAGTTGTCAGGAACAATACCAACCTGGATTCGAGATAATATTCCAAAGCTACTTGTACTTAGCTTACATTCCAATAATTTTCATGGTAACATTCCATTAAGCATGTGCAATCTTCATGAACTCCATGTCTTGGACCTCTCTCTTAATATTCTGTCTGGCAATATACCTAAATGCATAAGTAATCTGTCTGCTATGGCCACTCTAGCACATTCAAATGCAACCATTATTGATGACTATCATTATGAATATGTCAATTATCATAGCACTACTGACGCTGTACATGAAGTTTTCGGAGTTTATAATGATAGCGCATCACTGACATGGAAAGGGAAAATGTCAAAATATGGAAGCACCCTGGGATTGTTGAGAAGTATTGATTTCTCCAGCAACAGGTTAACAGGGGAAATACCAACTGAGATGATGACTCTTATTGGATTGATTTCTTTGAATCTTTCAAGAAACTTGTTTAGTGGACATATTCCTCCAACTATTGGACAACTGAAGTCAATAGATTTTCTTGATCTATCCAGAAATCATTTGTCAGGAACAATTCCTTCACAGCTTGTTCAGATTGACGATCTCAGTGTTCTTGACTTGTCATACAATGATTTATCCGGAGAAATCCCACTTGGCACGCAACTTCAAACTAGGGATGCATCTGCTTATGCAGGAAATCCAAAACTTTGTGGTGCTCCCCTCAACAATACTTGTCCCATTCATGGTCACCAGATCAGTGAACATGATgctgatggtgatgatgatgaacaaTTTGTAAGCGAGGGGTTCTACATTGCTATGGCTGCTGGATTTGTTATGGCATTTTGGGGAGTGTGCTTCTCATTGATTTTGAAGAAATCTTGGAGATATGCTTATTTCAAGTTGTTGAGTGATGTCTATGACATGCTCTATGTATTTATAGCGATCAAGGTGGCCAAATTCAAAAGGATCAGATCTCAAATATGA
- the LOC130973679 gene encoding receptor-like protein EIX2 isoform X3: MIQQLNLKYCVVGVMMMNGVVYAVLMVQVLAWRSSAVEVPSVKCIESERQALLSLKRGFNVTDDDDWLSSWGDGEQQKECCNWEGVKCSNVTGHVLMLHLHADYYTRGSISPSLGELHHLKYLDLSGIIPETLGDNLNSLEELNLANNELKCQIPLSLFHSCNLAWLDLSNNNLTGEFHEYIREYSRCAHKPLQILDMGWNEITGMVPDLSQLQSLQELRLDNNRLNGSIHEGIGQLSNLTELSLGNNFLTGLITEAHFSRLSNLDTLDLSHNALAFNVSVDWIPPFNLTTIYLARCKLGPDFPTWLHTQTMIDNLDISCDGISSTVPNWFWERLPFMMYLNISHNRFRGKIEDPPIVSYYVFAVAFVSDPHLSVDLSFNLFEGPIPAILSTVSKNFLSNNRFSIANPLLCANLTKNMRFMDLSNNDLRGELSDCLRGFESLVVLDLSNNQFYGNMPKSLGSLRNIKSIHLGGNNFSGEIPSSLNNCTQLQVFDVAGNKLSGTIPTWIRDNIPKLLVLSLHSNNFHGNIPLSMCNLHELHVLDLSLNILSGNIPKCISNLSAMATLAHSNATIIDDYHYEYVNYHSTTDAVHEVFGVYNDSASLTWKGKMSKYGSTLGLLRSIDFSSNRLTGEIPTEMMTLIGLISLNLSRNLFSGHIPPTIGQLKSIDFLDLSRNHLSGTIPSQLVQIDDLSVLDLSYNDLSGEIPLGTQLQTRDASAYAGNPKLCGAPLNNTCPIHGHQISEHDADGDDDEQFVSEGFYIAMAAGFVMAFWGVCFSLILKKSWRYAYFKLLSDVYDMLYVFIAIKVAKFKRIRSQI, encoded by the exons ATGATACAACAACTTAACTTGAAATATTGTGTGGTTGgagtgatgatgatgaatggTGTAGTTTATGCAGTGTTGATGGTGCAGGTACTTGCATGGAGGAGCAGTGCAGTGGAGGTGCCAAGCGTGAAGTGCATTGAGAGTGAAAGGCAAGCTCTGCTTTCTCTGAAACGTGGCTTCAATGTCACGGATGATGATGATTGGCTGTCTTCATGGGGAGATGGGGAGCAGCAGAAGGAGTGTTGCAACTGGGAAGGCGTCAAGTGCAGCAATGTAACTGGCCATGTTCTCATGCTTCATCTTCATGCTGATTATTACACTCGTGGATCCATAAGCCCATCACTGGGAGAGTTACATCATTTGAAGTATTTGGACCTTAGTG GAATCATTCCAGAAACATTAGGGGACAACTTGAACTCCCTTGAGGAGTTAAATCTTGCAAATAATGAGCTCAAATGCCAAATACCTCTATCCTTGTTTCATAGTTGTAATTTGGCATGGCTTGACCTATCCAACAACAACTTGACAGGGGAGTTCCATGAATATATTCGAGAGTATTCTCGTTGTGCTCATAAACCCTTACAAATCTTGGATATGGGATGGAATGAAATTACGGGGATGGTGCCTGACCTCTCTCAGCTTCAATCTTTGCAAGAGTTACGACTTGATAACAACAGATTAAATGGAAGCATACATGAAGGTATTGGACAACTATCCAACTTAACTGAGTTAAGCCTTGGAAATAACTTCCTGACAGGTTTGATAACTGAAGCTCATTTCTCAAGACTTTCCAATCTTGACACTTTGGATTTGTCTCATAATGCATTGGCTTTTAATGTTAGCGTCGATTGGATTCCCCCTTTCAATTTAACTACCATTTATTTGGCCCGTTGCAAGTTGGGGCCTGACTTTCCAACATGGCTTCATACCCAAACCATGATTGACAATTTGGATATTTCCTGTGATGGAATTTCTAGCACTGTTCCAAATTGGTTTTGGGAACGCCTTCCTTTTATGATGTATTTGAATATATCTCACAACCGTTTTCGAGGAAAAATTGAAGACCCACCTATTGTTTCTTATTATGTGTTTGCAGTAGCTTTTGTTTCTGACCCACATCTTTCAGTTGATTTGAGCTTCAATTTATTTGAAGGCCCAATTCCAGCAATCCTTTCAActgtttcaaaaaattttttgtccAATAACAGATTTTCAATTGCAAATCCTCTTTTATGTGCAAACTTGACCAAAAACATGAGATTTATGGATTTGTCAAACAACGACCTTAGAGGAGAACTTTCGGATTGTTTGAGGGGTTTTGAGTCATTGGTCGTCCTAGATTTATCCAATAATCAGTTTTATGGAAACATGCCAAAGTCTTTGGGGTCATTGAGAAATATCAAGTCAATACATTTAGGAGGGAATAATTTTTCAGGAGAGATACCATCATCCTTGAATAATTGCACACAACTACAAGTTTTTGATGTTGCAGGTAATAAGTTGTCAGGAACAATACCAACCTGGATTCGAGATAATATTCCAAAGCTACTTGTACTTAGCTTACATTCCAATAATTTTCATGGTAACATTCCATTAAGCATGTGCAATCTTCATGAACTCCATGTCTTGGACCTCTCTCTTAATATTCTGTCTGGCAATATACCTAAATGCATAAGTAATCTGTCTGCTATGGCCACTCTAGCACATTCAAATGCAACCATTATTGATGACTATCATTATGAATATGTCAATTATCATAGCACTACTGACGCTGTACATGAAGTTTTCGGAGTTTATAATGATAGCGCATCACTGACATGGAAAGGGAAAATGTCAAAATATGGAAGCACCCTGGGATTGTTGAGAAGTATTGATTTCTCCAGCAACAGGTTAACAGGGGAAATACCAACTGAGATGATGACTCTTATTGGATTGATTTCTTTGAATCTTTCAAGAAACTTGTTTAGTGGACATATTCCTCCAACTATTGGACAACTGAAGTCAATAGATTTTCTTGATCTATCCAGAAATCATTTGTCAGGAACAATTCCTTCACAGCTTGTTCAGATTGACGATCTCAGTGTTCTTGACTTGTCATACAATGATTTATCCGGAGAAATCCCACTTGGCACGCAACTTCAAACTAGGGATGCATCTGCTTATGCAGGAAATCCAAAACTTTGTGGTGCTCCCCTCAACAATACTTGTCCCATTCATGGTCACCAGATCAGTGAACATGATgctgatggtgatgatgatgaacaaTTTGTAAGCGAGGGGTTCTACATTGCTATGGCTGCTGGATTTGTTATGGCATTTTGGGGAGTGTGCTTCTCATTGATTTTGAAGAAATCTTGGAGATATGCTTATTTCAAGTTGTTGAGTGATGTCTATGACATGCTCTATGTATTTATAGCGATCAAGGTGGCCAAATTCAAAAGGATCAGATCTCAAATATGA
- the LOC130973679 gene encoding receptor-like protein EIX2 isoform X6: MIQQLNLKYCVVGVMMMNGVVYAVLMVQVLAWRSSAVEVPSVKCIESERQALLSLKRGFNVTDDDDWLSSWGDGEQQKECCNWEGVKCSNVTGHVLMLHLHADYYTRGSISPSLGELHHLKYLDLSGEFHEYIREYSRCAHKPLQILDMGWNEITGMVPDLSQLQSLQELRLDNNRLNGSIHEGIGQLSNLTELSLGNNFLTGLITEAHFSRLSNLDTLDLSHNALAFNVSVDWIPPFNLTTIYLARCKLGPDFPTWLHTQTMIDNLDISCDGISSTVPNWFWERLPFMMYLNISHNRFRGKIEDPPIVSYYVFAVAFVSDPHLSVDLSFNLFEGPIPAILSTVSKNFLSNNRFSIANPLLCANLTKNMRFMDLSNNDLRGELSDCLRGFESLVVLDLSNNQFYGNMPKSLGSLRNIKSIHLGGNNFSGEIPSSLNNCTQLQVFDVAGNKLSGTIPTWIRDNIPKLLVLSLHSNNFHGNIPLSMCNLHELHVLDLSLNILSGNIPKCISNLSAMATLAHSNATIIDDYHYEYVNYHSTTDAVHEVFGVYNDSASLTWKGKMSKYGSTLGLLRSIDFSSNRLTGEIPTEMMTLIGLISLNLSRNLFSGHIPPTIGQLKSIDFLDLSRNHLSGTIPSQLVQIDDLSVLDLSYNDLSGEIPLGTQLQTRDASAYAGNPKLCGAPLNNTCPIHGHQISEHDADGDDDEQFVSEGFYIAMAAGFVMAFWGVCFSLILKKSWRYAYFKLLSDVYDMLYVFIAIKVAKFKRIRSQI; encoded by the exons ATGATACAACAACTTAACTTGAAATATTGTGTGGTTGgagtgatgatgatgaatggTGTAGTTTATGCAGTGTTGATGGTGCAGGTACTTGCATGGAGGAGCAGTGCAGTGGAGGTGCCAAGCGTGAAGTGCATTGAGAGTGAAAGGCAAGCTCTGCTTTCTCTGAAACGTGGCTTCAATGTCACGGATGATGATGATTGGCTGTCTTCATGGGGAGATGGGGAGCAGCAGAAGGAGTGTTGCAACTGGGAAGGCGTCAAGTGCAGCAATGTAACTGGCCATGTTCTCATGCTTCATCTTCATGCTGATTATTACACTCGTGGATCCATAAGCCCATCACTGGGAGAGTTACATCATTTGAAGTATTTGGACCTTAGTG GGGAGTTCCATGAATATATTCGAGAGTATTCTCGTTGTGCTCATAAACCCTTACAAATCTTGGATATGGGATGGAATGAAATTACGGGGATGGTGCCTGACCTCTCTCAGCTTCAATCTTTGCAAGAGTTACGACTTGATAACAACAGATTAAATGGAAGCATACATGAAGGTATTGGACAACTATCCAACTTAACTGAGTTAAGCCTTGGAAATAACTTCCTGACAGGTTTGATAACTGAAGCTCATTTCTCAAGACTTTCCAATCTTGACACTTTGGATTTGTCTCATAATGCATTGGCTTTTAATGTTAGCGTCGATTGGATTCCCCCTTTCAATTTAACTACCATTTATTTGGCCCGTTGCAAGTTGGGGCCTGACTTTCCAACATGGCTTCATACCCAAACCATGATTGACAATTTGGATATTTCCTGTGATGGAATTTCTAGCACTGTTCCAAATTGGTTTTGGGAACGCCTTCCTTTTATGATGTATTTGAATATATCTCACAACCGTTTTCGAGGAAAAATTGAAGACCCACCTATTGTTTCTTATTATGTGTTTGCAGTAGCTTTTGTTTCTGACCCACATCTTTCAGTTGATTTGAGCTTCAATTTATTTGAAGGCCCAATTCCAGCAATCCTTTCAActgtttcaaaaaattttttgtccAATAACAGATTTTCAATTGCAAATCCTCTTTTATGTGCAAACTTGACCAAAAACATGAGATTTATGGATTTGTCAAACAACGACCTTAGAGGAGAACTTTCGGATTGTTTGAGGGGTTTTGAGTCATTGGTCGTCCTAGATTTATCCAATAATCAGTTTTATGGAAACATGCCAAAGTCTTTGGGGTCATTGAGAAATATCAAGTCAATACATTTAGGAGGGAATAATTTTTCAGGAGAGATACCATCATCCTTGAATAATTGCACACAACTACAAGTTTTTGATGTTGCAGGTAATAAGTTGTCAGGAACAATACCAACCTGGATTCGAGATAATATTCCAAAGCTACTTGTACTTAGCTTACATTCCAATAATTTTCATGGTAACATTCCATTAAGCATGTGCAATCTTCATGAACTCCATGTCTTGGACCTCTCTCTTAATATTCTGTCTGGCAATATACCTAAATGCATAAGTAATCTGTCTGCTATGGCCACTCTAGCACATTCAAATGCAACCATTATTGATGACTATCATTATGAATATGTCAATTATCATAGCACTACTGACGCTGTACATGAAGTTTTCGGAGTTTATAATGATAGCGCATCACTGACATGGAAAGGGAAAATGTCAAAATATGGAAGCACCCTGGGATTGTTGAGAAGTATTGATTTCTCCAGCAACAGGTTAACAGGGGAAATACCAACTGAGATGATGACTCTTATTGGATTGATTTCTTTGAATCTTTCAAGAAACTTGTTTAGTGGACATATTCCTCCAACTATTGGACAACTGAAGTCAATAGATTTTCTTGATCTATCCAGAAATCATTTGTCAGGAACAATTCCTTCACAGCTTGTTCAGATTGACGATCTCAGTGTTCTTGACTTGTCATACAATGATTTATCCGGAGAAATCCCACTTGGCACGCAACTTCAAACTAGGGATGCATCTGCTTATGCAGGAAATCCAAAACTTTGTGGTGCTCCCCTCAACAATACTTGTCCCATTCATGGTCACCAGATCAGTGAACATGATgctgatggtgatgatgatgaacaaTTTGTAAGCGAGGGGTTCTACATTGCTATGGCTGCTGGATTTGTTATGGCATTTTGGGGAGTGTGCTTCTCATTGATTTTGAAGAAATCTTGGAGATATGCTTATTTCAAGTTGTTGAGTGATGTCTATGACATGCTCTATGTATTTATAGCGATCAAGGTGGCCAAATTCAAAAGGATCAGATCTCAAATATGA